One genomic window of Quercus lobata isolate SW786 chromosome 9, ValleyOak3.0 Primary Assembly, whole genome shotgun sequence includes the following:
- the LOC115962269 gene encoding serpin-ZX-like — protein MENCLRMAWQLTLKEISEGCNNKNFVMSPMSIISALSILAFGSRGRTLEQLLDYLEAKDIDDLKAKVSLMMSAGAPVENTNNNTNEGLILSSLNGVWIDQRFPMKPSFKKIAETVFGAETNAVDFVNEAEIVTNKVNLWAKNATKGLIEKVLPPDTINHKTVFILANALYFKGAWLNAFDAKLTRHKYFYPHDGEPIQVPFMNGDTKEKHFYGCFKDFKVLKIPYHGGQDNRQFSMYVFLPNMIDGLQDLIQKFNSSPKLLDNCFKLKEVYLSKMLIPKFKFSYEFEASEIIKHLELTLPFDTMVADFTEMIDYSLESDKVFVSKIFQKSCIEVNEEGTEAAAVTCVSACTWYSVSPSPPRPSFVANHPFIFMVREEISGIIFFVGVVLNPLLG, from the exons ATGGAGAACTGTCTGCGCATGGCTTGGCAACTCACGCTCAAAGAGATCAGTGAAGggtgcaacaacaaaaatttcgtGATGTCTCCAATGTCAATCATCAGCGCATTGAGCATTCTGGCTTTTGGTTCACGAGGTCGCACGTTGGAGCAATTGCTGGACTACCTTGAAGCAAAGGACATTGATGATCTCAAAGCCAAGGTCTCTCTAATGATGTCTGCTGGTGCACCCGTTGAGAACACCAACAACAACACCAATGAAGGTCTGATTCTGTCTTCTCTTAACGGAGTTTGGATTGATCAGCGTTTCCCTATGAAACCCTCCTTCAAGAAGATTGCCGAAACCGTTTTCGGAGCAGAAACAAACGCTGTGGACTTTGTGAATGAG GCTGAGATAGTAACGAATAAAGTGAACTTATGGGCTAAGAATGCGACAAAGGGACTCATCGAAAAGGTTCTCCCACCTGACACTATTAACCATAAAACAGTATTCATCCTTGCCAATGCACTCTACTTCAAGGGAGCTTGGTTAAATGCTTTTGATGCGAAATTGACTCgacataaatatttttatccCCATGATGGAGAACCAATTCAAGTTCCCTTTATGAACGGAGACACAAAGGAGAAACATTTTTATGGATGCTTTAAGGATTTTAAGGTTCTTAAGATCCCATATCATGGAGGACAAGACAATAGGCAATTCTCTATGTATGTTTTCCTCCCCAACATGATAGATGGGTTACAAGATCTAATTCAAAAGTTCAATTCCTCCCCAAAGTTATTAGATAATTGCTTCAAACTAAAAGAAGTATATCTCTCCAAGATGTTGATTCcaaagtttaagttttcataCGAGTTTGAAGCTTCAGAAATCATAAAACATCTAGAATTGACCTTGCCTTTTGATACGATGGTTGCAGACTTCACAGAAATGATTGATTATTCTCTTGAAAGTGACAAAGTTTTCGtatccaaaatttttcaaaaatcttgtATTGAAGTCAATGAGGAAGGTACAGAGGCTGCTGCTGTTACTTGTGTCTCTGCTTGTACATGGTATTCAGTTTCACCCTCACCTCCACGACCAAGTTTTGTGGCAAACCATCCATTCATCTTCATGGTTAGAGAAGAGATATCTGGGATCATATTCTTTGTTGGAGTTGTACTTAACCCCCTTTTAGGataa